Below is a genomic region from Caulobacter rhizosphaerae.
CGTGTCAGAAGACACCGCGCCGATCTCGGTGGCGGCGGTCTGCGAGCGCTCGGCCAGCTTGCGCACTTCCGAAGCCACCACGGCGAAGCCGCGGCCATGTTCGCCGGCCCGGGCGGCTTCCACCGCCGCGTTCAGGGCCAGCAGGTCGGTCTGGCGGGCGATCTCCTGCACGATGGTGATCTTTTCGGCGATCGTGCGCATGGCCTCGACGGCCCGGCTGACCGCCTCGCCGCTGACTTCCGCGTCCTTGGCCGACTGGCGGGCGATCTTCTCGGTCTGGGCGGCGTTGTCGGCGTTCTGCTTGATGTTGGACGCCATCTCCTCCATCGAGGCCGAGGCCTCCTCGGCCGACGAGGCCTGCTCGGTGGCGCCTTGCGACACCTGCTCCGAGGCCGCCGACAGCTCCTGGCTGCCGGCCGAGACGTTTTCCGAGGCCGAGATCGCGTCGGAGACCACGCCGCGCAAGCGTTCGATCATGACGTTCACATGGCCCAGCAGATCGCCGATCTCGTCCTTGGTGGTGATGTCGACGGTCTTGGTCAGGTCGCCGTCAGCCACCGCGCGCACCGCTTCCGAGGCCCGGTTAAGGCCCTTGCCGACCGCCATCGAAATGTAGAGCGCCGCGCCGGCCGCGATCAGCAGCGAGACCACCGTCAGGGCGACCAGACTGTTGCGCACCGAGGCGAAGTCCTCGTCGGCCTTGTCGGTGGCCGCCCGCAGCTGGGCTTGGGAGAGTTCGACCAGTTCCTGCACCTGGTCCGCGGCTTCGGTGACCGCCTTGCGCCCGTCGCCCATCGAAACGGCGGCGGCCGCCGCGTCGTTGTCGGCGAGGGCCAGGGCGTAGACGCGGTCGTGGGCGGTGATCAGTCGCTCCCAGGCGTCGCCCAGCGCCTGCCACTTCGGCCTGCCCTCGGCGGTCGCCAGGCCCTCGGCCTTGGTCAGCAGGGCTTCGAAGGCGCGCTTCTCTTTCTCGATCGAGGCCTCGAAGATCTTCACCTCTTCGGGGCTGTCGACCAGGACCATGTTCTTTTCGGTCCGCACCACATTGAGCATGTGGATGTTCAACTGCTGGGCGGCCTGCAGGCGCACGGCGGGCCCGTCGACCATCGCGTTCATGTCGCGATTGGTGGTCGACAGGCTGTTGATCCCGAACAGGGTCGCGGCCAGCAGCAGGGCGATGATCAGGCCAAAGGCGAGGCCGAGCTGCAATTTGATCGTAAAGCGCATGGTCTTGTCCTTGGGACGGATCAGTATTCGGTGAAGTCGCGGTCGTCGGAGTCGGGGCCGCCCTGGCTCAGGTCGAGGGCGAACCCGTGGGCGCGGGCCTGCTGCACCGCGACGGCGCGGGCCGGGGCCTTGCGCGGCGCGGTCTTGCCGCCGCGGGCCGGCAGGCGCACGACCGGCGCCGGCTTGCGCTGTGCCTGGGCGACGTTCGACAAACGGAAATAGGCGATCGAGGCCTGCAGCTCCTCGGCCTGGGCGGCCAGCTCCTCGGAGGTGGCCGACATCTGCTCGGACGCGCTGGCGTTCTGCTGGGTCACCTTGTCCAGCTGCTGGATGGCCTCGTTGATCTGCGAGGCGCCGATGTCCTGTTCGCGGCAGGCGGCGCTGATCTCGGAAACCAGTTCGGCGGTCTTGCGGATGTTGGGCACCAGGGTCGTCAGCATCTCGCCCGCCGACTGGGCGGCTTTCACCGTGTCAGAAGACACCGCGCCGATCTCGGTGGCGGCGGTCTGCGAGCGCTCGGCCAGCTTGCGCACTTCCGAGGCCACCACGGCGAACCCGCGGCCATGCTCGCCGGCCCGGGCGGCTTCCACCGCCGCATTCAGGGCCAGCAGGTCGGTCTGGCGGGCGATCTCCTGCACGATGGCGATCTTCTCGGCGATCGTCCGCATGGCCTCGACGGCGCGATTGACGGCTTCGCCCGACACCTCGGCGTCCTGGGCCGACTGGCGGGCGATCTTCTCGGTCTGGGCGGCGTTGTCGGCGTTCTGCTTGATGTTGGCGGCCATCTCTTCCATCGAGGCCGAGGCCTCCTCGGCCGACGAGGCCTGCTCGGTGGCGCCTTGCGACACCTGCTCCGAGGCCGCCGACAGCTCCTGGCTGCCCGCCGAGACATTGTCCGAGGCCGAGATGGCGTCGGAAACCACGCCGCGCAGACGCTCGACCATCCGCTGCAAAGCAACACCCAGGATGTCCTTGTCGGACAGCGGCTTGGTCTCGACCGTCAGGTCGCCGTCGGCCACCTTGTCAGCGATGGCGGCGGTGGCCCGCAGGTTCTCGGTCATTCGGTTGACGGTCTCGACCAGGTCCTTGATCTCGTCGTTGGTCGTCACCTGGACCTTCTGGTCCAGGTCGCCCAGCGCCACGGCGTCGGCCAGGGCCGCGATCTTCGACAGGCCCCGGCTGATCGACAGGGCGATCCAGGCCG
It encodes:
- a CDS encoding methyl-accepting chemotaxis protein gives rise to the protein MRFTIKLQLGLAFGLIIALLLAATLFGINSLSTTNRDMNAMVDGPAVRLQAAQQLNIHMLNVVRTEKNMVLVDSPEEVKIFEASIEKEKRAFEALLTKAEGLATAEGRPKWQALGDAWERLITAHDRVYALALADNDAAAAAVSMGDGRKAVTEAADQVQELVELSQAQLRAATDKADEDFASVRNSLVALTVVSLLIAAGAALYISMAVGKGLNRASEAVRAVADGDLTKTVDITTKDEIGDLLGHVNVMIERLRGVVSDAISASENVSAGSQELSAASEQVSQGATEQASSAEEASASMEEMASNIKQNADNAAQTEKIARQSAKDAEVSGEAVSRAVEAMRTIAEKITIVQEIARQTDLLALNAAVEAARAGEHGRGFAVVASEVRKLAERSQTAATEIGAVSSDTVKAAQSAGEMLTTLVPNIRKTAELVSEISAACREQDIGASQINEAIQQLDKVTQQNASASEQMSATSEELAAQAEELQASIAYFRTSAGGAATRRPTARSAVKRPATSAARKPAVSTPRQTVAAQQARAGGFALDLTSGGPDADDADFREYA
- a CDS encoding methyl-accepting chemotaxis protein gives rise to the protein MRFTIKAKLISAFGLLIVLMTGAALLGVSELNKLNTAQSAMIAGPMAQLQRAQSLSIDLLQISRAEKNMALADDDEEVEGQNAKAETQRQAVQELVAAGVSAATNPEAKAKWTALQADWEVYAASDTAMRREILAHQRADAIRRMQTSHRTITNSVTEKVDGLVVLNQGLLKTTEEKADAAYVNARNLMIGLVAVSLLIAVAAAAWIALSISRGLSKIAALADAVALGDLDQKVQVTTNDEIKDLVETVNRMTENLRATAAIADKVADGDLTVETKPLSDKDILGVALQRMVERLRGVVSDAISASDNVSAGSQELSAASEQVSQGATEQASSAEEASASMEEMAANIKQNADNAAQTEKIARQSAQDAEVSGEAVNRAVEAMRTIAEKIAIVQEIARQTDLLALNAAVEAARAGEHGRGFAVVASEVRKLAERSQTAATEIGAVSSDTVKAAQSAGEMLTTLVPNIRKTAELVSEISAACREQDIGASQINEAIQQLDKVTQQNASASEQMSATSEELAAQAEELQASIAYFRLSNVAQAQRKPAPVVRLPARGGKTAPRKAPARAVAVQQARAHGFALDLSQGGPDSDDRDFTEY